The genomic window CAATTACAATATCACCATCACCTGTAACTATCACATAGGCATTAGGGTCATCACCCACTGCCAAAGCAGAACCGCTCCCAATTGCAATGCCACCGCCATTACGAAGACTTCTGGAAATCACATTTGCACCTGCAAAAGTGTAAGTTGGTGAGCCGGAGGCTGATGCAGCTGATGTCACACTTACTCCTACAGAACCAAAAATCAAATCGTCTGTGGCAAGATTCTCTAAATATTGTAAGTCTGTAATTACCATAGTAATGACCTTTCCTGAGGTTAAAGGTTAACTGTATTTAGGCATTCTCAACCCATTGTGGTACTTGTTATATTGACACGCACCAGTTAATGAGTCTGAGAAATCGAAACCGAACTAGAACTAGAACCAGAATTTGATGATTTACTACAGCTAGATTTGATGTAACCGCTGCATCTGTTGCCAGATGCAACTATTACGGACACATCTTGATGTATTTCTGCGGTAGCATTACCAGTTGACTTGTCAAAAGCTTTAGCTTCGGCTATGATCTTCAAGTCTGGTAAGTCTATCTGTTGGCAAACAACTCGGTAGCGAGCCATGATTAATCCTGACTGGTAATGTTTATGTGTGTTTAGACATGCTAAACAAGTCAAAGAAGGGGTTAGGGAGAAAAAGCTTCTTTTAGTTTCTATCTGATACGCCAGAGAGAAGATAAAAGTTTCTCCGGAAAATTACTAACTTATTTTTGGGAATTTTTTGCTGTGGGCAATTGTTATTCAGTTGCCCACATTTATATTAACTCAATTTTGGACAAAATGGTTATTTTTCATGGGATTTCATTAAATTAAAATTCACAAATTATTGACAAATTATTGACAATGAAAACATCTCTGGATAATTCTTAAAATCTAAGATTGCCCAGATTTAATTGATGGGATTTTGATAATTGAAGTTGAATATTACTATTGGTAAGTCACTTGTACCTCCTCGATTTGCTCTTGATATAAATTGCCTAAACTAAACCAAGCTTTAAAGGATTCTGGCTCCACTTGCAGGACAGCTTGAAACAGCTTCTCGGCTTCAGCGTCGTTGCTTTTTTGCCGTGCTAGCACCCCCAACCCATACAATACTTCTACCTGGTCTGGCTGGGCTGTGAGAATCTCGCGGTAACCTGCCTCGACTTGGTCTAAGCGATGCGCTCGATGGTGTTGAACAGGTACTTGAAAGGCTTCTGCAAGGGTTGTCATCTCCTTCTCCTAACTTGATTTTTTCTCACTCATCAATCCAGTTCTGATAGGGTATTTTTACTTTTGAATTGGTTTTACCTCTGCTGCATAGAGCTTTTCGCTTCGATCTAAACTTTGCTTCACCTGCAAGACAATCTTTAAATGAGTTATTTGACTCTTCCAAGCTGAACGAGGTAGCAAAGGAAGATTTCCTGACTGATTTGACGATAAATCTTGTGTATTTGCCACGGTTAATTACCTCACTAACGCATCAGAATTTTCTAATTCTTCCTGCCAACTTTCAGACCACTGGATACTGTCAGCGCTAAAGTTTAGTGGATCATTTTCTGGCCAAGGTTGATCGATAGATTCCACAATTAGCTCAAATTCACCGTTATCAAAGGGCAAACCTTGGGCTTGCACTTTCGGAACTACTCGCTCTCTTAGCCCTTGTTGTGTATGGGCTAAAGCACGATAATGGCAATAAGGATTATTACCTCTCCTATCAAAGAAAACATGGGCAGTCCAACTGCAACCACCACGGCAAAGTTCCGCAAATTCGCAAGTTTGACAAAAACCCCAGAGGTGTTGCGTACCTTCTGGTGTACCGGCTCCCAAGTTTAAGCGCAACTCGGCGGAATTTTCAATGATGTCATGTAAGGAACGCTCTCGAATATTACCGCCTGTGTAGGCAGTGGTAGGTAATGAGGGACAACCTTTAATTGCACCATCGGCTTCTATTCCCAAGGTTGAAAGTCCAGCGTTGCAACCTTGCCAGAATGAGAATTCATGCTCGCTACCCCGTCCCCGCAACAGGCGTTCATAAGGACCGTAATAACCAATGTTATTTCCCGCTTGGAGTTGTACCCCTTCTTTATAGGCGCGACGAGCAACGCGAGCCAGCATGGGGTAAATATCTAGCAGCTCATAAGGCTGAAGGAGAATGTCTGTATTGTCAGCAGCATTCCCCATTGGTACAGTCAGTTGAATTTGCCAAGCACGCGCACCTGCATCACGAATGCACTCGTAAATACGGGGAAACTCTGGGGCTGATAGGCGGTTAATTTGAGTGTTGCAACCAAAGGCAATACCCACTTCTTTAAGATGGCTCATGGTTTTAAAAGCGTACTTCCATGAACCTTTTTTTCCCCGCAGACAGTCATGGGTTGCTTCCAAACCATCAATGGAAACGGAGACAGTGCGAATTCCCGCCGCTTTCATTTTCTGTGCAGTTTCTAGGGAAATCCCATAACCACCAGTGGTCATACCACAAAGCATTCCCTCATCGTTAATAGCTTTGGCAATTTCTAGCCAGTCTGGACGCAGAAACGCTTCACCACCAATCAAGGTGACTTCTTTAATTCCTACTTCTGCCATTTGCCTGACTAAATCCAAAGCTTCTTCAGTAGAAAGTTCTTTGGTACGCTCATGTCCGGCACGGGAACCACAATGACTACAGGCTAAATTACATTTTAAGGTAATTTCCCAAACTGCATAGCTTTTACGATGGTAAGTCATTTTTACGGTAATTAAATTGCGATTTGTATAGTTTTGTTCAAAACAAGCTAAGTAAGTTACATTTTTTATTCTGCAACAATCACTCCGTATAAGGGTTGAACAATAGGATCAATCGGATCAACTACAATGCCATACAGGGGTTGTGGTTGTGGCCATGGTTTTGGTCGTGGACGCGGCTTGGGATGTCCTATAGGAGGCCAGTAGATCACACCATAAAGTGATTGTGCGATTATTCGATCACGATTAATTCTAGCGGTTGTTAATCCCCCAAAAGCACCTAACAATTCTTCCTCCGTCAATTCTTCAAACTCACCTGATTCTTTCAATTCTAAGATTTTGATCACAGATGTTTCAAATTCTTGCTGAGAAAAGTTATAGCCATTTTCTGACATAACTTTTTTAATTTCCTCGATTTTATCACTCATTAATTGAGTGCGAAAACCTTCGTCTTTAACTAGCCTAAATAAAAAATCCTTGACTCTTTCTAAAATGTCGAGCGACATATTTTCTGCTCCTGAAGTGATGATGCTATTGCTAAGTTAACGAGGCTGAAAAATTGAAACAGAACTAGAACTAGAATTTGATAATTTGCTACAGCTAGATTTGGTGTAACCGCTACATCTGTTGCCAGATGCAACTATTGGATAATTCTTAAAATCTAAGATTGCCCAGATTTAATTGATGGGATTTTGATAATTGAAGTTGAATATTACTACTGGTAAATCACTTGTAACTCCTCGATTTGCTGATGATTTTTGTAGATTTCTGCTAGGCATTTGTGAGCGTCTGCGTGGGTGGAATGCAGTGCTAAAGTTTTTTGGAAATAAGCTGTGGCTGTTTGTAAATCTCCTGCTTTTTTGCGATTCAAACCCAATTTGTAGTTTAATTCTGCATAATGAATTTGCTTGTCTGGAGAAAGTTGATTTTGAGCATGGAGGGCATTACCTAAATTGACATCTGCTTCTACACAATTGGGTTGTAGTTGTAGAGCTTGGCGATAGGCTGCGATCGCTTCTTCCCATTTACCTTGTTGTTGTAGGTTGAATCCTAGGTTGTTGTAGAGTATGCCTGTATCTGGTCTCAGGGCGATCGCTCTTCGGTAAGCTGATTCTGCGGCTAATAGTTGTCCTTGCGCTTGTAGTAAATTGGCAAGGCTAAACCAAGCCTTAATTGAGTCTGGCTGTACTTGCACAGATATACTCAAAAATCGTTGTGCTTCTAGGAAGTTTCCTGTTTGCTGTGCTAATACTCCCAAACCATATAAAGCCTCTGGGTGGTTTGGTTGGAGTGCTAAAACTTGGTAATAGCCTTGTTGGGCTTGGGCTAGGCGTTGGGAACGATGATCTTCCATTGCTAATCGCAGCACATCACCTACCTGAGCCGCAGTGAACCTTCTGGGTTTATTGACTACCTGGAAGAAAAGATCCTCCAGCGCTCTCACTGGTGTAAGGTCGCCGTATAATTTATGTTTATTGGCGGCAATTAATCGGGAAAGGTATTGGCGATATTCTGGCTCTCTCCCCAGACGGATGGCAATTTGCACATATTCCTCTTTACTGGATGCGATCGCTTCTTCAATACCCATCATTTTCAAAATAGCCAAAGAATGTCGTCCCCGCATCAGTTCCCCTGACATGGTCACAACAGGAATGTTATGGATTATGGATTCTAGGGTAGAGTTGCATCCAGACCAACCCAAACTATCCAAAAACACATCTGCAATAGCGGCAGTTCCAGAAAAGACATTGCTATCCATCCGTGATAAGAAGATGCAATGGTCTTGGTAATTCAATCCTAAAACCTCAAAAGCACTACTGAGGCGTCGGCGAAATACTTCTGTGATATGTTTGCCTTGTGATGCTTCAATAAAGACAAACTTACTCTGGGGTAAACCTTGGGCTATACGAGGAAAAACATCATCATGTTGGGGTAAATATTTATATAAAGATTGGCAACACCAGAACATGATTTCATCATCAGCAATGCCAATATTTTGCCGACTAATTTTCTCAACTTGAATGGGTAGGGGTGTGTAATAAATGGATAAATTTGGCAGCCTTACTAACTTTTCTGTGTAGTGTGCTTGAGCATTTTCTGGTTCCATTAATTCACTGCTCAAGTAATAGTCAATTGTCGGTAAGCCACTGGTATCTGGGTGTCCCCAAGAAGTCATTTGGATGGGAGCGAGTCTCAAGCAACCAAGTTTGACTGTCATCGGATCCATGCCAAATTCTGGAAATATCAAAATATGTAATTTATCTTTTTGAATTAATTCACACCATGCTTCAAATGTCCGTGAACCTTGGATAAATTTATCAAACTCTTTGGCAGCCTGTGTGGTATTCACATCTAGTTTGACATCTGTATGGTAAGCAAATAACTCAAATTCACTCCTATCTAACTGTTCTACCCAACCCTTGATGGGAATTTTCCAATTAGAATGCTCATAAAAAAATCTGGAAACAAATCCAATGCGAATTTTTTCATCGGGTTGTAATTCCCCTACACTCAAGGGTTGACTCCACTGGGGATAGCAATGGGACATAATATGTACCAACATTTCCCCATATATTTTCTGTAATGGTCGGTCGTTGAGACATTGATAAGCAAGATAGAAAGGCTGTAATGAACCAACAGCTACCGATGCATTTTTTAATTCCTCGAGGCTAGCTTGCTGATAGTAGTTTGCTAGATTTTGCAGATGTTCTTGATAATTACTACGCCGCATTTCAACTTCGGCAGTATCCTGATAAATTATAGGCAACTGCCCCATACAAATGCCGAATTTAGCTATAACTGTGTCTGGTCGAATGTCTAGGGCTTTTTGATAGGACTCAATTGCTGCTGCTAATTCTAGTTTTTCAGATAGTGTATTGCCTAAATTGTAGTAGCTATCGACTGAATCTGGTCGAATTTCTATAGCTTTTTGGTAAGATTTTACAGCAGCTTCTAGGTTTCCCTGAGTTTGGAAGGCATTACCCAAGTTATTATGTGCCATACTAGCAACGAAGCGATTTGGTGCTAGGGCTAAAACTTGTTGATAAGCAGCAATTGCTTCATCTAATCGATCTTGTTCTTGATATATTTTTGCTAGGGAAACTTGAGCGTAGATATGATGTGGCTGGATTTGTAATGCTTGTTTGTAGAGAGATGCGGCGGCATATAATTTACCTAGTTTGGCTGTTTCAAAAGCCGCATTTACTAGAGATTGTACCTCCAATACCTCAGCATAATTTGTTAGGGATGGATGGTGTTGATTATCTCTAGATGCCGTAGAGCATATCTGCCACAGGAAGTCTTCTAGCGCTCTGATTGGTGTGAAATCATGATACAATTTATATTTATTATCAGCAATTTCTTGGGATATTTCTTGCCGATATCTCGCATCTCGTCCCAAATGTAGGGCAATTTCTACATAATCATCCTTTGTGGCAGCGATAGTTGCTTCTACACCCATTTTTTTCAACATCGCCAGAGTATGTCTACCCCGCATCAATTCACCAGGTAAGGTAATGATGGGTATATTGTGGGCGATCGCTTCTAATGTAGAATTACATCCAGACCAACCAATACTATCCAAAAACACATCTGCTATGGCAGCAACACCAGCAAATCTATGAGGATTCATCCGTGGTAAAAATATGCAATAGTCTTGGTAGTCCAGACCGTATGCGGCAAAAGCCTGACTTAAACGCTGCTGAAATTTCTCCGTTACATATTCACCCCGGTCATATTTAATAAAAACAAATTTACACGCCACTAAATCCTGAGCGATGCGGGCAAATACATCATCATGTTGAGGTAAATATTTGAATAGCACTTGGCTGCACCAGAACATGATTTCCCCATCGCCGATTCCCAGTTCTTGTTTAGTTACTGTTTCTGCTTCTATCTCCAAAGGTGTGTAGTAAATCGACAAATTAGGCAGCTTAACTAACTTTTCTGTGTAGTGGTCTTGAGCATTTTCTGGTTCCATCAATTCACTGCTCAAGTAATAATCAATTGTTGGTAGACCACTGGTATCAGGATGTCCCCAAGAGGCGATTTGAATTGGTGCTAATCTTAAGCAACCCAGCTTTACTGTCATAGAGTCCATGCCGAATTCCGGAAAAATCAGCACATCTAATTTGTCTTGTTGAATTAGTTCACACCATTGTTCTAATGACAGTGCTTCTTGGGTAAATTGATCAAATACTGCTGCTGCTCTTAAAGTCTCTTGGTCTCGTTTAGCATCGGTATGATAGCCAAATAATTCAAATTTACTCCTATCGAGGTTTTCTATCCAACCTTTAATAGGAATTTTCCAATTGGAATGGTTATAAAAGAATCGAGAAACAAACCCAATCCGAATCTTGCCATCTGAGGGTAAATCTGGCAAGTCTAGAGGACGGCTCCATTGGGGATACCGACTCGCCATAATTTTTACGATTAATTCCCCGTAAATTTTTTGTAAATCCCGGTCATTTAAGCATTGATAAGCGAGATAAAAAGGTTGTAGAGAACCCACCGCAGCTGCATTTTTTGCCAGTTCTAAAGAGTCGGCTAATTTATAACTTGCAACTAAATCTTGGAGATGTTTTTGATAATGATGGCGTTGAATATTGATTTCTGCCACACTGGAATATATGATGGGTAGCTGACCAATAACAGTGCCAAACTTAGCAGGAGCAAAATGAGGATTGATCTGTAAGGCTTGCTGGTACGATCCTAGAGATGCTTCTAGATTGCCTTGTTCATAATAGGCATTTGCCAAGTTATAATGAGCTTCGGGATAATTTGGTTGTAACTTGATAGCTTGTTGATAAGCACTGACTGCTGCTGTTAACTTACCCTGTAACTTGAATACACCGCCCAAGTTATGATAAGACGGAAAATAGTTAGGTCTAATGTTTACAGCTTGTTGATAGCATTCCACTGCTATATCTAACTTTCCTTGTTGTTGGAAAATATTCCCTAAATTATGATAGGCTTGGAAATAGTTGGGTTGTATTTTTAAAACTTGTTGATAGCATTCCACTGCTATATCTAACTGACCCTGTTGTTGGAAAATATTACCTAAATTATGATAGGCTTGAAATAAGTTAGGCTTGAGTTTTAAAGCCTGCTGGTAAGATTCTACAGCCCTATCTAATTTTCCCTGTTGCTGGAACACATTCCCCAGATTATAATACATCTCCCCATAATCAGGTTTTAGTTCCAAAGCTTGTTGATACAACTGAATGGCTACATCTAACTTGCTTTGTTTTTCATAAACGTTTGCTAAATTGCCGATGACTATAGGGTAATATTGACTTTTAAAATCAGCTTCAGTATCTGCAACTTCTATTTGTAATACTTGTTTATATATGATTTCAGCTGCCTCTAACTCACCTGCTTGGTGTTTTTCCACAGCTGTCGTTATTAGAGATTTAATGGTAGATTCAAAGTTGCTTTCGTTATTCATGGTTCATATATGTTACATAAAAAAAGCAAAAAACAATTTTTATTAATTAATTTAGATATATTAAATTTTCTCTCCTTATAGGAGAGAAGTCGAAAAAAAATATCTGACATTCTGAATTGCAAAGCATAAACTCTATGTTATGTAATGCACATTAGTCAAAAAGTCAAAATGTTATGGTATTAGAGGTAAGCACTTTATGCAAATAGAGGGGTAATATCCACTCCTGCTACAATTGCGATTAGATCATTATTAGCGAAAATTAGTGTGTCGTCACTGTCACTCACAAGACCACCCAGTGTGAATGCGCTATAACTTGCACTTGCCCCCCCCAAATCGAGTGCATCAATTCCTAACTCAAAGCCAAGAATTAAAGCATAATCTACGCTACCAGTTAAACCAAACAAACCTAAGAATTCATCCAACTCGCCCTCACCAGAGGAGGTGTAAAAAGGGCCATTCGCATCACCCAGCACATATACGTCACGCTGTCCATCAAAACCATCAGTTTCTAGAGGTCCTCCCATGAGGACATCTATTTGAGGATTTGCTCCTAGTTGCTCACCACCACCGGCACCAATCAGGATATCGTTACCAAATCCGCCAATCAGAATATCGCTACCTGGTCCACCCACAAGATTGTCGTTACCGTCCCCACCATCAAGGTAGTCGTCACCAAGACCTCCTACAAGTAAGTCGTTACCAGCCTCTCCAAAGAGTTCATCATCTCCCAGACCTCCGAATAATCTATCATCACCGTTGCCACCGAATATCAAGTCATTACCAAAGCCACCATCAATCAAGTCCCTACCATCTCCCCCTAAAAGGGTGTCATTACCAAACCCACCAAATATCCGGTCATCGCCACCTCTACCATCAATAAAACTATCTTGAAATCTTGGTGCTGTCAGAAAGTCTCTGCCATTAGTTCCCTCTTGGTTAGGACTACCAATAGATGCTATCCTGGTTCTGATTTCTTCTGTTCTTTGTAAGACTCTTTGTAAGAAGTCATTGGTGTCTGTCATCTGATTGTTCTCCTGATATAAATATAGGATTTAATAGTTGCATTTCAATTGGGTTGAAAAATATTATTTCTGTACATCACTTGACTGGAAATTGCTATAACCCAACCCATTTATTTGATAACCAATCTAGTTAGAGTATCCAGACAATATATTGTTTGCTTAAAAAGTTAATAATATCAGTGGGTGATGTTTCGTTTCTCAACCCAAAATTACACTTGGGAATTTTTAGATTTTTTAGCACATAAACCTCTGCCCTATTAAAGCTGAAAGCTTGATGACAAGCTTTCAGCTTCACTAGTTTTTACATGGTACTAAATACACTTGCAAAGCTTGTTTTATCCGCACAAGGTTACAAGTAATTTAGTTTAATTATCTTGTAAAAGAACTAGCGTTAATGAAGGATTCAGAAGAGTTTTCTTCTGTTTGAGTGCCGAAGATAATGCTGGTGAAAGTATTGTTACCTTGAGCATCAGCACTACCTAGTACTTCAGCACCGTTACCAATCAAACCACTCACGTTTAGGGTAACCTGTTTGTTGAATACTTCTCTTATGTTAACGTTAGCGATAACTGTTTTGTTCAATACAAATCTGCTGTTGATGTTGATGCCTCTGCCACCAAAGATTTCTTCGTTAGCAGCTTCTAAGTAGTTTATATCAGAGATAATCATTGTTTTACTTCCTGAAAATTAACTAATCTGTTTGGGAATTTGTTTGTGAGTAATTGCTTTATTGCTCACATTTATAATGTAGTCTTTTTTTGATCAAAAGTCAACAACTTTTTGCGTTTTTTTTGGGAAATTTATTTTTAATAAACAGTTATTTATCAAAACAGCAAAATTTCCTGGTGGTAAAATTATTGCCAGGAAATCAATCAAAACTTTAAGAATACTTGTTAAAAAAAAAGCAAATATTTTACTTATTTTTAGGCACAAAAATCTAATAAGTCCAATCAAAAATGAGTTTCTTTTACCATTAAACATTGGGCTTAATATTGGGCTTAATTAAGTTGGCGATAATCAACCTAGCTATTTTGTGAAATGTAAATGAAACCAAAATTGAAAATACCTAGTACTTCAGAACTGTTACCACTCAAACTACTCAAGTTTAGGCTGGTCTGGTTGTTGAATATTTCTGTGATGTTAACGTTAGTCGTAAATGCTTTGTTTAATACAAATCTGCTGTTGATGTTGATGCCTCTGCCACCAAAGATTTCTTCGTTAGCAGCTTCTAAGTAGTTTATATCAGAGATAATCATTGTTTTGCTTCCTGAAAATTAACTAATTTGTTTGGGAATTTGTTTGTGACCAATTGCTTGCTGTATTTCACAGGTTAAATTAAGCAGGTTAAATTAAGCATGATTTAGGAGTCGCTCATATGTTTTTTGTACATTTGAATCATCAAAATCAAAGTGTGTAGTAATGTTTAAATACTGAATTTCTTGCTCTAGCCAGTCATTAAACAATTCTGCAATAATCTTTCGCTGCAAGTTATCATCTAATTGTGGTTGAATGACTTCTTCCACAAGAATTATGTGTGTACCCTGAGATGTTGTTATTGGTTTGAGTACCACCGGCGGTGAAGCTGCGAAGACAGCAGATGCAATTTCTGGGCGTAAATCTTTGCGATGTTTTAGTCCCTGATAGCCATAGGCTCGACGTTTTTCTGGTTCTGGGATATATAAACGAGCAATTTCTGGAAAACTGATTTCGCCTTCTTCTAGAGCATAAAAAAGCTCTAAGGCTAAATCTCTATCTTCCAAAATGACTTGATAGATAGCCGCAGCAGCATAGTCAAGTTGACGTTCGTAAAAAAATTTTTCGACTTGCTGTGAGAACAAATGTTGAGCCAGTTTTTTTTCGAGGACATCTTGACGTATTAGCTTTTCAAACCCGTTGACAGAAATTTGGTGCTTTTCTAACCATTCCCATGTGTCTTTAGCTTTGACGAGTTTTTTAGCTAGGCGCAGATCATCCCCTGCTTGTTGTAACTCTTCGGGAGTAGCTGCAATTCCCATTTCCTGGGCTTTTTGAGCAACAATATGTTGCGATGCTATTTTTTTGATGACGTCAGGCATCTGACATGAAAGTTTAAGACTATGGATAATCTCTGAGGCTAGTATGGTCAGATTTTCGGTCATGATGCAGTTTCTCCATAGGACTTTTTGAACCCAGAAACTGGGTTAGATAGAGCCTCAACACTTGACTCCTACTATTAGAACCCGGACGCTAAAGAGTTGTCTAGGTCACTTTGGTGGTAACAATGGTTCTACTTGGGTTGGGGTAAATCAAAGTTCACTAGAGGGTTGTTATTTATTATTTGTTATTTGTTATTGCTGAGAGTTCCACGAAAAACTTAATACCAACTTTCCAAAATCAGGCAACAGATTCAGACCCTGAAAACCATATTTTGCTGGGCTTTCGTAATTACGAATTACGAATTACGAATTGGCATAACTTATGCAGAGACAGATATAGTTGATAATTCTTTAGATAATTCTTTATCAATTTTTTCTGCTAATTTGTAAGCCATCATTGGGGGGTTGCGATAGTTGGTGGCAGTTTTTCTAAAGCCCCAGCGCCTAGCTTCAACTTCTGAAACGCCAAACTCTGTAGCTAGTTCGAGGTAACTCCAGCCATATTTTCTCATGAGGTCAATGGGATGCATACCTGTGCTCCTAGTGTAGTAGTAGTTGATTGTGATTAATTATGGTAAATGCTAGGTATCGTGATCCCCGATTTATTCAAGCAGTGAAGGATCTGATTTAGATGCAAGAACTACGTTTCTAAACCTCCTTTTTGCAGTTTTTTGAATGGATCTAAGACAAAGTCAATGATGCGTCGCTGGCGAATGACGACTTCAGCATTTGCAGTTTGTCCTGCGGTGAGGGGAATACGTTTGTTACCACTTTGAACATATTGTTGGTCTAGGGTGATTTCTAGGTCATAGATGCCGATGCTACCTTCGGCGGAGGTGTTAATTTTGGAGTCTGGAGAGATCCAGGTAACTTTTCCTGGAACAATGCCATATTCCTGGAAGGGGTAGGCATCAAATTTGATTTTGACTGGCATTCCGAGTTTCACAAAACCGCTATCCTGGCTAGGTATTTGGGCTTTGAGGACGAAGTCGGTGTTTTTGGGGGCGATTTGGGCGATTCTTTGTCCTGATTGGACTACTACGCCTGGTTTGGTGACTGGTAGTTCAAAGATGACACCATCAATGGGCGATCGCACTATGCGTTGTTGTAGTTGCAGTTTGATAGCTGTCATCTGGCTTTGAGTCTGAGCAATTTCCGATCGCACTGCGGCTATTTGTGTTTGTAAATCTTTGAGTTGTTCTTGACTTCTCAGAACAGCGAGTTTCCCCGACTGGGCTACACTTTCGGCGCTGCTTTGGGCTTCTTGCAGTCGGAGTTTTGCTTGTTTGATATCAGACTCTAACTGACTAATAGTTGCTTGATAACGACTCTGTTCTTCGGTCAACCGATATTTGGCTTGGGTGATGTCTGATTTACTTCTTTGATAAAGTCGCTTACTTTCTTGTTCTTGTTTTTTGAGTTCGTCAACTTGGGTGGCTGAAACCGCACCATCTTTAACCAGTTGGCTAAAGCGTCGGACTTGTTTGGTATCGATACTCAACCTAGCACTGGCTGCTTTTTGCTCATTGATAGCCGTGTTAATTTGTTGCTGTACTTGAGAAAGTAATGCTTGTCTTTCTAACTTTTGGAGGTTGTATGTACTTTGTTTGGCATCAAGATTTTGCTGGGCTTGGTTAACTTGAGCGAGTTTTTCGGATGCTTGGGACTGATTTTGTTGTTCCAGTACACCTATTGACAGCAGTAATTGGTTTTTGAGTAGTTCTAATTGCGATCGCCGAGTTTGTAGCCCTTCTAATTTGCTTTTTGTTTGTTGCACTTCTGTTTCCAAGATATCGGAATTTAATTCCAATAAAACCTGTCCGGCTCTAACTGTATCTCCTTCTTTGACGTTGACTCCTTTGACACTGCCACCTGCTAGAGAGTCTAATTTTTGGGTTGCACCCTTGGGTTCTACACGTCCTCTGGCTGCACCAGTTTCATCTACTTTGGAGAGTGTCGCCCAAGGGATGCCGAGAACTGCGAAGCCAATCAGTGTATACAACACCCCATGTGTCCATCGTTTAGGTAAGGCATCTAATAATTCTTCCGTGCCATAGAATAAATCGCGCTCT from Nostoc sp. UHCC 0870 includes these protein-coding regions:
- a CDS encoding tetratricopeptide repeat protein, which codes for MTTLAEAFQVPVQHHRAHRLDQVEAGYREILTAQPDQVEVLYGLGVLARQKSNDAEAEKLFQAVLQVEPESFKAWFSLGNLYQEQIEEVQVTYQ
- a CDS encoding nif11-class peptide radical SAM maturase 3, whose amino-acid sequence is MTYHRKSYAVWEITLKCNLACSHCGSRAGHERTKELSTEEALDLVRQMAEVGIKEVTLIGGEAFLRPDWLEIAKAINDEGMLCGMTTGGYGISLETAQKMKAAGIRTVSVSIDGLEATHDCLRGKKGSWKYAFKTMSHLKEVGIAFGCNTQINRLSAPEFPRIYECIRDAGARAWQIQLTVPMGNAADNTDILLQPYELLDIYPMLARVARRAYKEGVQLQAGNNIGYYGPYERLLRGRGSEHEFSFWQGCNAGLSTLGIEADGAIKGCPSLPTTAYTGGNIRERSLHDIIENSAELRLNLGAGTPEGTQHLWGFCQTCEFAELCRGGCSWTAHVFFDRRGNNPYCHYRALAHTQQGLRERVVPKVQAQGLPFDNGEFELIVESIDQPWPENDPLNFSADSIQWSESWQEELENSDALVR
- a CDS encoding tetratricopeptide repeat protein, which gives rise to MNNESNFESTIKSLITTAVEKHQAGELEAAEIIYKQVLQIEVADTEADFKSQYYPIVIGNLANVYEKQSKLDVAIQLYQQALELKPDYGEMYYNLGNVFQQQGKLDRAVESYQQALKLKPNLFQAYHNLGNIFQQQGQLDIAVECYQQVLKIQPNYFQAYHNLGNIFQQQGKLDIAVECYQQAVNIRPNYFPSYHNLGGVFKLQGKLTAAVSAYQQAIKLQPNYPEAHYNLANAYYEQGNLEASLGSYQQALQINPHFAPAKFGTVIGQLPIIYSSVAEINIQRHHYQKHLQDLVASYKLADSLELAKNAAAVGSLQPFYLAYQCLNDRDLQKIYGELIVKIMASRYPQWSRPLDLPDLPSDGKIRIGFVSRFFYNHSNWKIPIKGWIENLDRSKFELFGYHTDAKRDQETLRAAAVFDQFTQEALSLEQWCELIQQDKLDVLIFPEFGMDSMTVKLGCLRLAPIQIASWGHPDTSGLPTIDYYLSSELMEPENAQDHYTEKLVKLPNLSIYYTPLEIEAETVTKQELGIGDGEIMFWCSQVLFKYLPQHDDVFARIAQDLVACKFVFIKYDRGEYVTEKFQQRLSQAFAAYGLDYQDYCIFLPRMNPHRFAGVAAIADVFLDSIGWSGCNSTLEAIAHNIPIITLPGELMRGRHTLAMLKKMGVEATIAATKDDYVEIALHLGRDARYRQEISQEIADNKYKLYHDFTPIRALEDFLWQICSTASRDNQHHPSLTNYAEVLEVQSLVNAAFETAKLGKLYAAASLYKQALQIQPHHIYAQVSLAKIYQEQDRLDEAIAAYQQVLALAPNRFVASMAHNNLGNAFQTQGNLEAAVKSYQKAIEIRPDSVDSYYNLGNTLSEKLELAAAIESYQKALDIRPDTVIAKFGICMGQLPIIYQDTAEVEMRRSNYQEHLQNLANYYQQASLEELKNASVAVGSLQPFYLAYQCLNDRPLQKIYGEMLVHIMSHCYPQWSQPLSVGELQPDEKIRIGFVSRFFYEHSNWKIPIKGWVEQLDRSEFELFAYHTDVKLDVNTTQAAKEFDKFIQGSRTFEAWCELIQKDKLHILIFPEFGMDPMTVKLGCLRLAPIQMTSWGHPDTSGLPTIDYYLSSELMEPENAQAHYTEKLVRLPNLSIYYTPLPIQVEKISRQNIGIADDEIMFWCCQSLYKYLPQHDDVFPRIAQGLPQSKFVFIEASQGKHITEVFRRRLSSAFEVLGLNYQDHCIFLSRMDSNVFSGTAAIADVFLDSLGWSGCNSTLESIIHNIPVVTMSGELMRGRHSLAILKMMGIEEAIASSKEEYVQIAIRLGREPEYRQYLSRLIAANKHKLYGDLTPVRALEDLFFQVVNKPRRFTAAQVGDVLRLAMEDHRSQRLAQAQQGYYQVLALQPNHPEALYGLGVLAQQTGNFLEAQRFLSISVQVQPDSIKAWFSLANLLQAQGQLLAAESAYRRAIALRPDTGILYNNLGFNLQQQGKWEEAIAAYRQALQLQPNCVEADVNLGNALHAQNQLSPDKQIHYAELNYKLGLNRKKAGDLQTATAYFQKTLALHSTHADAHKCLAEIYKNHQQIEELQVIYQ
- a CDS encoding Nif11-like leader peptide family natural product precursor produces the protein MSLDILERVKDFLFRLVKDEGFRTQLMSDKIEEIKKVMSENGYNFSQQEFETSVIKILELKESGEFEELTEEELLGAFGGLTTARINRDRIIAQSLYGVIYWPPIGHPKPRPRPKPWPQPQPLYGIVVDPIDPIVQPLYGVIVAE